A section of the Vidua macroura isolate BioBank_ID:100142 chromosome 23, ASM2450914v1, whole genome shotgun sequence genome encodes:
- the KLHL17 gene encoding kelch-like protein 17 isoform X1 → MEGGVQLLNRDGHSISHNSKRHYHDAFVCMNRMRQRGLLCDIVLHVATKEIKAHKVVLASCSPYFHAMFTNEMSESRQTHVTLHDIDPQALEQLVQYAYTAEIVVGEGNVQTLLPAASLLQLNGVRDACCKFLLSQLDPSNCLGIRGFADTHSCSDLLKSAHKYVLQHFVEVSKTEEFMLLPLKQVLDLISSDSLNVPSEEEVYRAVLSWVKHDVDSRRQHVPRLMKCVRLPLLSRDFLMSNVDTELLVRHHSECKDLLIEALKYHLMPEQRGVLGNSRTRPRRCEGASTVLFAVGGGSLFAIHGDCEAYDTRTDRWHMVASMSTRRARVGVAAIGNKLYAVGGYDGTSDLATVESYDPVTNSWQPEVSMGTRRSCLGVAALHGLLYAAGGYDGASCLNSAERYDPLTGTWTSIAAMSTRRRYVRVATLEGNLYAVGGYDSSSHLATVEKYEPQINTWTPIANMLSRRSSAGVAVLEGMLYVAGGNDGTSCLNSVERYNPKSNTWESVAPMNIRRSTHDLVAMDGWLYAVGGNDGSSSLNSIEKYNPRTNKWVAASCMFTRRSSVGVAVLELLNFPPPSSPTLSVSSTSL, encoded by the exons ATGGAGGGGGGAGTGCAGCTCCTGAACCGCGACGGGCACAGCATCTCGCACAACTCCAAGCGCCACTACCACGACGCCTTCGTGTGCATGAACCGCATGCGGCAGCGGGGGCTGCTCTGCGACATCGTCCTGCACGTGGCCACCAAGGAGATCAAGGCCCACAAGGTGGTGCTGGCGTCCTGCAGCCCCTACTTCCACGCCATGTTCACAA ATGAGATGAGTGAGAGCCGCCAGACCCACGTGACACTGCATGACATCGACCCCCAGGCGCTGGAGCAGCTGGTGCAGTACGCCTACACGGCTGAGATCGTGGTGGGAGAGGGGAATGTGCAG ACCcttcttcctgctgccagcctgcttCAGCTCAATGGTGTGCGGGACGCTTGCTGCAAGTTCCTGCTCAGCCAGCTCGACCCCTCCAACTGCCTGGGCATCCGGGGCTTTGCTGACACCCACTCCTGCAGCGACCTCCTCAAGTCTGCCCACAAGTACGTCCTCCAGCACTTCGTGGAGGTGTCCAAGACAGAGGAGTTCATGTTGCTGCCCCTTAAACAG GTGCTGGACCTCATTTCCAGCGACAGCCTCAACGTGCCCTCGGAGGAGGAGGTGtacagggctgtgctcagctgggtcAAACACGACGTGGACAGCAGGAGACAGCACGTGCCCAGG ctcatGAAGTGCGTGCggctgcctctgctgagccGGGATTTCCTCATGAGCAACGTGGACACGGAGCTGCTGGTGCGGCACCACTCGGAGTGCAAGGACCTGCTCATCGAGGCCCTCAAGTACCACCTGATGCCCGAGCAGAGAGGGGTGCTGGGCAACAGCCGGACGCGGCCGCGGCGCTGCGAGGGGGCCAGCACCGTGCTCTTCGCTGTGG GTGGAGGGAGCCTGTTTGCCATCCACGGCGACTGCGAGGCCTACGACACGCGCACGGACCGCTGGCACATGGTGGCCTCCATGTCCACGCGCCGGGCCCGCGTGGGCGTCGCGGCCATCGGGAACAAGCTCTACGCCGTGGGCGG ctACGATGGCACCTCTGACCTGGCCACAGTGGAGTCCTACGACCCTGTCACCAATTCCTGGCAGCCCGAGGTGTCCATGGGCACCAGGAGGAGCTGCCTGGGTGTGGCAGCCCTCCATGGGCTCCTCTACGCTGCCGGGGGGTACGATGGGGCCTCGTGCCTCAACAG tgcgGAGAGGTACGACCCCCTGACGGGCACCTGGACCTCCATCGCTGCCATGAGCACCCGGAGACGCTACGTCCGCGTGGCCACGCTAG AAGGCAACCTCTATGCAGTCGGGGGCTACGACAGCTCATCGCACTTAGCCACGGTGGAGAAGTACGAGCCCCAG ATCAACACCTGGACCCCCATTGCCAACATGCTGAGCCGCAGGAGCAGCGCGGGCGTGGCCGTGCTCGAGGGCATGCTCTACGTGGCTGGTGGCAATGATGGCACCAGTTGCCTTAACTCCGTGGAGCGCTACAACCCCAAATCCAACACCTGGGAGAGCGTGGCCCCCATGAACATCCGCAG GAGCACCCACGACCTGGTGGCCATGGACGGGTGGCTTTACGCCGTGGGGGGCAACGACGGCAGCTCCAGCCTGAACTCCATCGAGAAGTACAACCCCCGCACCAACAAGTGGGTGGCCGCCTCCTGCATGTTCACCCGCCGCAGCAGCGTGGGGGTGGCCGTGCTGGAGCTCCTCAACTTCCCCCCGCCCTCCTCGCCCACCCTCTCGGTGTCCTCCACGAGCCTTTGA
- the KLHL17 gene encoding kelch-like protein 17 isoform X2 — protein MSESRQTHVTLHDIDPQALEQLVQYAYTAEIVVGEGNVQTLLPAASLLQLNGVRDACCKFLLSQLDPSNCLGIRGFADTHSCSDLLKSAHKYVLQHFVEVSKTEEFMLLPLKQVLDLISSDSLNVPSEEEVYRAVLSWVKHDVDSRRQHVPRLMKCVRLPLLSRDFLMSNVDTELLVRHHSECKDLLIEALKYHLMPEQRGVLGNSRTRPRRCEGASTVLFAVGGGSLFAIHGDCEAYDTRTDRWHMVASMSTRRARVGVAAIGNKLYAVGGYDGTSDLATVESYDPVTNSWQPEVSMGTRRSCLGVAALHGLLYAAGGYDGASCLNSAERYDPLTGTWTSIAAMSTRRRYVRVATLEGNLYAVGGYDSSSHLATVEKYEPQINTWTPIANMLSRRSSAGVAVLEGMLYVAGGNDGTSCLNSVERYNPKSNTWESVAPMNIRRSTHDLVAMDGWLYAVGGNDGSSSLNSIEKYNPRTNKWVAASCMFTRRSSVGVAVLELLNFPPPSSPTLSVSSTSL, from the exons ATGAGTGAGAGCCGCCAGACCCACGTGACACTGCATGACATCGACCCCCAGGCGCTGGAGCAGCTGGTGCAGTACGCCTACACGGCTGAGATCGTGGTGGGAGAGGGGAATGTGCAG ACCcttcttcctgctgccagcctgcttCAGCTCAATGGTGTGCGGGACGCTTGCTGCAAGTTCCTGCTCAGCCAGCTCGACCCCTCCAACTGCCTGGGCATCCGGGGCTTTGCTGACACCCACTCCTGCAGCGACCTCCTCAAGTCTGCCCACAAGTACGTCCTCCAGCACTTCGTGGAGGTGTCCAAGACAGAGGAGTTCATGTTGCTGCCCCTTAAACAG GTGCTGGACCTCATTTCCAGCGACAGCCTCAACGTGCCCTCGGAGGAGGAGGTGtacagggctgtgctcagctgggtcAAACACGACGTGGACAGCAGGAGACAGCACGTGCCCAGG ctcatGAAGTGCGTGCggctgcctctgctgagccGGGATTTCCTCATGAGCAACGTGGACACGGAGCTGCTGGTGCGGCACCACTCGGAGTGCAAGGACCTGCTCATCGAGGCCCTCAAGTACCACCTGATGCCCGAGCAGAGAGGGGTGCTGGGCAACAGCCGGACGCGGCCGCGGCGCTGCGAGGGGGCCAGCACCGTGCTCTTCGCTGTGG GTGGAGGGAGCCTGTTTGCCATCCACGGCGACTGCGAGGCCTACGACACGCGCACGGACCGCTGGCACATGGTGGCCTCCATGTCCACGCGCCGGGCCCGCGTGGGCGTCGCGGCCATCGGGAACAAGCTCTACGCCGTGGGCGG ctACGATGGCACCTCTGACCTGGCCACAGTGGAGTCCTACGACCCTGTCACCAATTCCTGGCAGCCCGAGGTGTCCATGGGCACCAGGAGGAGCTGCCTGGGTGTGGCAGCCCTCCATGGGCTCCTCTACGCTGCCGGGGGGTACGATGGGGCCTCGTGCCTCAACAG tgcgGAGAGGTACGACCCCCTGACGGGCACCTGGACCTCCATCGCTGCCATGAGCACCCGGAGACGCTACGTCCGCGTGGCCACGCTAG AAGGCAACCTCTATGCAGTCGGGGGCTACGACAGCTCATCGCACTTAGCCACGGTGGAGAAGTACGAGCCCCAG ATCAACACCTGGACCCCCATTGCCAACATGCTGAGCCGCAGGAGCAGCGCGGGCGTGGCCGTGCTCGAGGGCATGCTCTACGTGGCTGGTGGCAATGATGGCACCAGTTGCCTTAACTCCGTGGAGCGCTACAACCCCAAATCCAACACCTGGGAGAGCGTGGCCCCCATGAACATCCGCAG GAGCACCCACGACCTGGTGGCCATGGACGGGTGGCTTTACGCCGTGGGGGGCAACGACGGCAGCTCCAGCCTGAACTCCATCGAGAAGTACAACCCCCGCACCAACAAGTGGGTGGCCGCCTCCTGCATGTTCACCCGCCGCAGCAGCGTGGGGGTGGCCGTGCTGGAGCTCCTCAACTTCCCCCCGCCCTCCTCGCCCACCCTCTCGGTGTCCTCCACGAGCCTTTGA